A genomic stretch from Acidobacteriota bacterium includes:
- a CDS encoding formylglycine-generating enzyme family protein — translation MRVCPWIILVWLSGAAAAAGDAPTDRTSPPARIVEVSPRFSTAVLEVSQPEDLKGRQGEFYYAVTVNGAAREVVPARFVVLDLLDRTHVVVRITERKGNIHPSYGVRFLPRPEAGPLPGPPAPAAPFPPPIDGPPARGAFEPLCRVFPDLLRPFPSPAPVLSGPPGAGATGSVDPPAPAAASPGVLRRSELLESMVLVPGGPSAIGLTESESLFYNEGPQHTVFLEPYYVDRHEVSRARYARFLRETGHSAPPDWKGNDPPPGTGDLPVVNVSWDDAEAFARWSHRRLPTEEEWETAGRGPQAFLFPWGNDFRERMMNSRELEKLAPLPPGSLPGDRSVYGIEDLAGNVSEWTSSHYLPYPENRHLQQDAYGIHNRVIRGGAFNVNHLYCRLVFRARQAETYAGEDLGFRCAISVSELDGLLRQGVLLAD, via the coding sequence GTGAGAGTCTGTCCCTGGATCATCCTGGTGTGGCTGAGCGGGGCCGCCGCGGCCGCGGGGGACGCGCCAACCGACCGGACCTCCCCGCCGGCGAGGATCGTCGAGGTCAGCCCCCGCTTTTCCACGGCGGTGCTGGAGGTTTCTCAACCCGAGGATCTCAAGGGCCGCCAGGGGGAGTTTTACTACGCCGTCACCGTGAACGGGGCAGCCCGCGAAGTGGTCCCGGCCCGGTTTGTCGTCCTCGACCTCCTCGACCGGACGCACGTGGTGGTCCGAATCACCGAGCGCAAGGGCAACATCCACCCCTCCTACGGCGTCCGTTTTCTCCCCCGACCCGAGGCCGGGCCCCTCCCGGGGCCACCGGCACCGGCCGCGCCCTTCCCGCCCCCCATCGACGGCCCCCCCGCCCGGGGCGCGTTCGAGCCCCTCTGCCGGGTGTTCCCGGACCTGTTGAGGCCCTTCCCGTCACCGGCCCCGGTCCTTTCCGGCCCCCCCGGGGCGGGGGCGACCGGCAGCGTCGACCCTCCCGCTCCCGCGGCCGCTTCGCCGGGCGTCCTGCGCCGCAGCGAACTCCTCGAGAGCATGGTCCTGGTCCCCGGCGGGCCGTCCGCCATCGGCCTCACGGAGTCCGAGAGCCTCTTCTACAACGAGGGGCCTCAGCACACCGTCTTCCTCGAACCGTACTACGTGGACCGCCACGAGGTGTCCCGCGCGCGCTACGCCCGTTTTCTCCGGGAGACGGGGCACTCCGCCCCACCCGACTGGAAGGGGAACGACCCGCCCCCCGGAACCGGGGACCTGCCGGTCGTCAACGTGAGCTGGGACGATGCGGAGGCCTTCGCCCGCTGGTCACACCGGAGGCTCCCGACGGAGGAGGAGTGGGAAACCGCCGGCCGCGGGCCCCAGGCTTTCCTTTTCCCCTGGGGCAACGACTTCCGTGAACGCATGATGAACTCCCGGGAGTTGGAAAAGCTCGCACCGCTGCCCCCCGGATCGCTCCCCGGGGACCGGTCCGTCTACGGCATCGAGGACCTGGCGGGGAACGTCAGCGAGTGGACCTCGTCCCACTACCTGCCCTATCCCGAGAACCGGCACCTTCAGCAGGACGCGTACGGGATCCACAACCGGGTGATCCGGGGCGGGGCTTTCAACGTGAACCATCTCTACTGCCGCCTGGTGTTCCGGGCACGGCAGGCCGAGACCTATGCCGGGGAGGACCTCGGGTTCCGCTGCGCCATCTCGGTCTCCGAACTCGACGGACTGCTCCGGCAGGGCGTCCTCCTGGCGGACTGA
- the dnaX gene encoding DNA polymerase III subunit gamma/tau — protein sequence MGYLVIARKWRPKQFEDVVGQQGLTRTLQNAIRQGRISHAYLFTGTRGVGKTSTARILAKGLNCMHEAAPTAHPCDACVSCQEITQGNSVDVLEIDAASNRGIGEIRELRENVRYTPSRDRYKIFIIDEVHMLTSEAFNALLKTLEEPPGHVIFILATTELYKIPQTIVSRCQQFDFRIIPFVDIHERLRKVVAAEGVDVSDQALQYVVKASGGSMRDAESALQKIISYGGGDISDEDIAALLGVVKQESLNTLMRAVVEADFPEIIRVVNDLYDKGHDLQSFIRACIEYVRNMAVYRISEDEDQFLLLSDEDREQLRDLAGRVTVEELLRMYDFLVRAENELKWAPFVRFHTEMALLKLASLGRLAPLEDVLAMLAAGAEAAPRPAPEAGRAAPATDSAPKPRPAAPPGPPAERDRVEWFLQEAANRFPQLRPILRKAEWRLAETTLEIVNTGGPAQEGLFRLESTQSALKEVFRGLFGTTPDVVLRNRETAAPKPAPAPPPAPPRPPEESAPAQRTIEKQFQDDPIGRLIIDRIPGRWQFQPKE from the coding sequence GTGGGATACCTGGTCATCGCGAGGAAGTGGCGGCCGAAGCAGTTCGAAGACGTCGTCGGCCAGCAGGGGCTGACCCGGACCCTTCAGAACGCCATCCGGCAGGGACGCATCTCCCACGCCTACCTCTTCACGGGGACCCGCGGGGTCGGCAAGACCTCCACCGCCCGAATCCTCGCCAAGGGCCTCAACTGCATGCACGAGGCCGCCCCGACCGCGCACCCCTGCGACGCCTGCGTCTCCTGCCAGGAGATCACCCAGGGGAATTCGGTGGACGTCCTCGAGATCGACGCCGCCTCGAACCGCGGGATCGGCGAGATCCGCGAACTCCGGGAGAACGTGCGGTACACGCCCTCCCGGGACCGCTACAAGATCTTCATCATCGACGAAGTCCACATGCTCACCTCGGAGGCCTTCAACGCGCTGCTGAAGACCCTCGAGGAACCCCCCGGCCACGTGATCTTCATCCTGGCCACCACCGAGCTCTACAAGATCCCCCAGACCATCGTCTCCCGGTGCCAGCAGTTCGACTTCCGGATCATCCCCTTCGTCGACATCCACGAACGGCTCCGGAAGGTGGTGGCCGCCGAGGGGGTCGATGTGTCCGACCAGGCGCTCCAGTACGTGGTGAAGGCCAGCGGGGGAAGCATGCGGGACGCCGAGTCCGCCCTCCAGAAGATCATCTCCTACGGCGGGGGCGACATTTCCGACGAAGACATCGCGGCCCTGCTGGGCGTGGTCAAGCAGGAGTCCCTCAACACCCTGATGCGAGCCGTGGTGGAGGCGGATTTCCCGGAGATCATCCGGGTGGTCAACGATCTCTACGACAAGGGGCACGACCTCCAGAGCTTCATCCGGGCGTGCATCGAGTACGTCCGCAACATGGCCGTCTACCGGATATCGGAGGACGAGGACCAGTTCCTTCTCCTCAGCGACGAGGACCGGGAACAGCTCCGCGACCTGGCCGGGAGGGTCACCGTCGAGGAACTGCTCCGGATGTACGATTTTCTCGTCCGGGCTGAAAACGAGCTCAAATGGGCCCCCTTCGTGCGTTTCCACACCGAGATGGCCCTGCTCAAGCTCGCCAGCCTCGGCCGCCTGGCTCCCCTGGAAGACGTCCTGGCCATGCTCGCCGCCGGGGCGGAGGCTGCACCCCGGCCGGCGCCGGAAGCGGGCCGGGCGGCCCCGGCAACGGATTCCGCACCGAAGCCCCGCCCCGCCGCCCCCCCGGGGCCCCCGGCGGAACGAGACCGGGTGGAGTGGTTCCTGCAGGAAGCCGCGAACCGCTTTCCCCAGCTCAGGCCCATCCTGCGGAAGGCGGAGTGGCGCCTGGCGGAGACGACCCTCGAGATCGTGAACACGGGCGGTCCCGCCCAGGAAGGGCTCTTCCGCTTGGAAAGCACCCAGTCCGCCCTGAAGGAAGTCTTCCGCGGCCTGTTCGGCACGACGCCCGACGTGGTGCTCCGCAACCGGGAAACCGCCGCCCCGAAACCGGCCCCGGCGCCCCCCCCGGCGCCGCCCCGCCCGCCCGAGGAGAGCGCCCCCGCACAGAGGACCATCGAGAAACAGTTCCAGGACGACCCCATCGGCCGGTTGATCATCGACCGGATCCCCGGCCGGTGGCAGTTCCAGCCCAAGGAGTGA
- a CDS encoding YbaB/EbfC family nucleoid-associated protein — protein sequence MDFKDLMEQAQQMKGQMAAAMDRVEVEGESGGGLVRVRLNGRREAVTLKIDPDALKDNDLDFLQDLILAAFNNASRKLEEIMVSRMGSMLSNLKLE from the coding sequence GTGGATTTCAAGGACCTGATGGAACAGGCGCAGCAGATGAAGGGCCAGATGGCCGCCGCCATGGACCGGGTCGAGGTGGAGGGGGAAAGCGGCGGGGGCCTCGTCCGCGTCCGCCTCAACGGCCGGCGAGAGGCCGTCACCCTGAAAATCGACCCTGACGCCCTGAAGGACAATGACCTCGATTTTCTCCAGGACCTCATCCTCGCCGCGTTCAACAACGCCTCCCGAAAACTCGAGGAGATCATGGTCTCCCGGATGGGGTCCATGCTGTCCAATCTCAAACTGGAATGA
- a CDS encoding O-antigen ligase family protein: MIRRAILEAGLALTVLFATTAFGASPEWASGVFVTASYFLFVLYLFPFHADQSLERPSPKACLAVGILAAIPVAQLIPLPAWFLRLVSPVHDAFVTPLLREGLLPDSLFRGMASVCPFATWIQLRVFVAVLILFLIGRALFADAGSRSRFLGLLAVIGLFQASFGLLQYFGVFPQFLPDGTDRAIQCASGTYVNRDHFSGLLEMCIPVLLGLAYTYFATRILPEIPYVTTRISEAFFHHRTPLFLLLIFLAAIMGLGVVFSLSRSGIFCLTATVVFLAVLVFNKHRRGKVNAFVLSFAFLVLGYSAWIGVDEVLRRFGQLATRDVLNADSRFQAWQDTLELVRDYPVTGTGLGTFYYAFNRYESVPGERVFTHAHNDYLEYVAELGAPGGLFLIVCVVFLLVRGVRIFFRTSNPRLSGVSLGACGAVFAILLHSVTDFNLQIPANMAVFSLLLAVLASVAVVHRREEALAPPAEDEEAETEDLGPEEDYDEDDFIHDD; the protein is encoded by the coding sequence GTGATCCGACGCGCGATCCTCGAAGCCGGCCTCGCCCTCACCGTGCTGTTCGCCACGACGGCCTTCGGCGCCTCGCCCGAGTGGGCCTCCGGGGTCTTCGTCACCGCGTCCTACTTCCTCTTCGTGCTCTACCTCTTCCCCTTCCACGCCGACCAGTCCCTGGAGCGCCCCTCCCCGAAGGCCTGCCTGGCCGTCGGCATCCTGGCCGCGATCCCGGTCGCCCAGTTGATCCCCCTCCCCGCGTGGTTTCTCCGGCTGGTCTCGCCGGTCCACGACGCCTTCGTCACGCCCCTGCTCCGCGAGGGGCTCCTCCCCGACTCGCTGTTCCGCGGCATGGCCAGCGTGTGCCCCTTCGCCACCTGGATCCAGCTCCGGGTCTTCGTCGCCGTCCTGATCCTCTTCCTGATCGGGCGGGCCCTCTTCGCCGATGCCGGGTCCCGGTCGCGCTTCCTGGGCCTGCTTGCCGTCATCGGGCTCTTCCAGGCGTCCTTCGGGCTCCTGCAGTACTTCGGCGTCTTCCCCCAGTTTCTCCCCGACGGGACCGACCGTGCGATCCAGTGCGCGAGCGGCACCTACGTGAACCGCGACCACTTCTCCGGCCTGCTGGAGATGTGCATCCCGGTGCTCCTCGGCCTGGCCTACACTTACTTCGCCACCCGGATCCTGCCCGAGATCCCCTACGTCACCACGCGGATCTCCGAGGCTTTCTTCCACCACCGGACCCCCCTCTTCCTCCTGCTCATCTTCCTGGCCGCCATCATGGGATTGGGGGTCGTCTTCTCCCTCAGCCGGTCCGGGATCTTCTGCCTGACGGCCACCGTCGTTTTCCTGGCCGTCCTGGTCTTCAACAAGCACCGGCGGGGAAAGGTGAACGCCTTCGTTCTCTCTTTCGCCTTCCTCGTGCTGGGCTACTCGGCCTGGATCGGGGTGGACGAGGTCCTTCGGCGCTTCGGCCAACTCGCGACCCGGGACGTCCTGAACGCGGATTCCCGCTTCCAGGCCTGGCAGGACACCCTCGAACTGGTCCGGGACTACCCCGTGACCGGCACGGGCCTCGGGACGTTCTACTACGCCTTCAACCGGTACGAGTCCGTCCCCGGGGAGCGCGTCTTCACCCACGCCCACAACGACTACCTGGAGTACGTGGCCGAACTGGGGGCCCCCGGCGGCCTCTTCCTCATCGTTTGCGTGGTCTTCCTGCTGGTGAGAGGGGTACGCATCTTCTTCCGCACCTCGAACCCCCGGCTCTCCGGGGTGTCCCTCGGGGCCTGCGGGGCCGTGTTCGCCATTCTTCTGCACAGCGTCACCGACTTCAACCTCCAGATCCCGGCGAACATGGCCGTTTTCTCCCTCCTCCTGGCCGTCCTGGCCTCCGTCGCCGTGGTGCACCGCCGCGAGGAGGCCCTGGCCCCCCCGGCGGAAGACGAGGAAGCCGAGACGGAAGACCTCGGCCCCGAGGAGGACTACGACGAGGACGATTTCATCCACGACGACTGA